In a genomic window of Myxococcales bacterium:
- a CDS encoding MAPEG family protein produces MHGMLAPIVALVAWTHVMWAWMYATRIPAIRRARMRLDPRAPKGAQMGSLPPEVRWKADNYNHLLEQPTLFYAIAVVLALVEPDGASRGLAWAYVGLRVVHSLVQALVNKIEVRFGVFALGSLVLIALTVRAALALA; encoded by the coding sequence ATGCACGGCATGCTGGCCCCGATCGTCGCGCTGGTCGCGTGGACCCACGTCATGTGGGCGTGGATGTACGCGACCCGGATCCCGGCGATCCGGCGCGCGCGGATGCGGCTCGATCCGCGGGCGCCGAAGGGCGCGCAGATGGGCAGCCTGCCGCCGGAGGTGCGGTGGAAGGCCGACAACTACAACCACCTGCTCGAGCAGCCGACGCTGTTCTACGCGATCGCCGTGGTGCTGGCGCTGGTCGAGCCCGACGGCGCCAGCCGTGGCCTGGCGTGGGCCTACGTGGGCCTGCGCGTGGTCCACAGCCTCGTGCAGGCGCTGGTCAACAAGATCGAGGTGCGCTTCGGCGTGTTCGCGCTTGGCTCGCTGGTGCTGATCGCGCTGACGGTGCGCGCGGCGCTGGCGCTGGCGTGA
- a CDS encoding MBOAT family protein produces the protein MLFSSPQYPLFLAAVFFLYGLARTGRWPGSAARVALMVLLADVVYVLLTHDVGTLWDPIGGTVLALATDAPLPAVARFPIGLFVLAGAVRLGLGLAGRHRPVVDAAASLASARAATAHVVHRKSKGKGRKGKGKGRKGKGRKGSARAPIPTAIVVSGDPAAAERISTWTAHALAAGLVGLGLCVLVGWRTGTLGAFTAAFASVGHLVYLVAVGFALGAAQTERGRHLGRVLILGLVSAVFYHAWAAGQRGAYQYLLALIAATIVLDYYLARAIEASERRGVRLALLIASLVSNLGILAVFKYADFFRIDVLGSGAEPWRLILPAGISFHTFQSLSYTVDVYRREIRATRSVIELATFVLFFPQLVAGPIVRATQLLPQLRELPLFDRDRAADGLFRILVGLAKKIAVADFLGDALADRVFAHPELYSSVEVGAGVAAYAFQIYLDFSAYTDIAIGSAQLLGFTLPENFRTPYRAASLQDFWRRWHISLSTWLRDYLYIPLGGNRGGELTTYRNLIVTMLLGGLWHGARWTFIVWGLLHGGGLAVTRIYQRAAARTQVLGLAVAVFVVGLALELTGLAPTRPWTHLAFTWAYAVPLWAAVTAWLESAPAPIITGAPRPAAALGLRLATAALFAGALAALAWGPTALVLPAIVVGSIVAWSADAAAVGPSSADALRWLAWAARRGLAIALVFAYVCLAWIFFRAQTFAGALAVLRRLGAGEYDAPNLIRVVRIALVAALAAHWFAPGTFAAARARFVAAHPLVQGAVLTAAALVLRELAHPTIVPFIYFQF, from the coding sequence ATGCTCTTCTCGAGCCCGCAATACCCGCTGTTCCTCGCAGCGGTGTTCTTCCTGTACGGCCTGGCCCGGACCGGCCGGTGGCCCGGCTCGGCCGCGCGCGTCGCGCTGATGGTGCTCCTGGCCGACGTGGTCTACGTGCTGCTCACGCACGACGTCGGCACGCTCTGGGATCCGATCGGCGGCACCGTGCTCGCGCTGGCCACCGACGCGCCGCTCCCGGCGGTGGCGCGCTTCCCGATCGGCCTGTTCGTGCTCGCGGGCGCGGTCCGGCTCGGCCTCGGGCTGGCCGGACGCCACCGCCCGGTGGTCGACGCCGCGGCGTCGCTGGCGTCGGCCCGGGCCGCGACCGCGCACGTCGTCCACCGCAAGAGCAAGGGCAAGGGCCGCAAGGGCAAGGGCAAGGGCCGCAAGGGCAAGGGCCGCAAGGGTTCGGCCCGCGCGCCGATCCCGACGGCGATCGTCGTCAGCGGCGATCCCGCGGCCGCCGAGCGCATCAGCACCTGGACCGCGCACGCGCTCGCCGCCGGGCTGGTCGGGCTCGGGCTGTGCGTCCTGGTCGGCTGGCGCACCGGCACGCTCGGCGCGTTCACCGCCGCGTTCGCCAGCGTCGGCCACCTGGTCTACCTGGTCGCCGTCGGCTTCGCGCTCGGCGCGGCCCAGACCGAGCGCGGGCGCCACCTCGGCCGCGTGCTCATCCTCGGCCTCGTCAGCGCGGTCTTCTATCACGCGTGGGCCGCGGGCCAGCGCGGCGCCTACCAGTACCTGCTGGCGCTGATCGCGGCGACGATCGTCCTGGACTACTACCTGGCGCGCGCGATCGAGGCCAGCGAGCGGCGCGGCGTCCGGCTCGCGCTGCTGATCGCGTCGCTGGTGTCCAACCTCGGCATCCTGGCGGTGTTCAAGTATGCCGACTTCTTCCGGATCGACGTGCTCGGCAGCGGCGCCGAGCCGTGGCGGCTGATCCTGCCAGCCGGCATCTCGTTCCACACCTTCCAGTCGCTGTCGTACACGGTCGACGTCTACCGGCGCGAGATCCGCGCGACCCGGTCGGTGATCGAGCTGGCCACGTTCGTGCTGTTCTTCCCGCAGCTCGTCGCCGGCCCGATCGTCCGGGCCACGCAGCTCCTGCCGCAGCTCCGCGAGCTGCCGCTCTTCGATCGCGATCGCGCCGCCGACGGTCTCTTCCGGATCCTGGTCGGGCTGGCCAAGAAGATCGCGGTCGCGGACTTCCTCGGCGACGCCCTGGCCGACCGCGTGTTCGCGCACCCCGAGCTGTACTCGTCGGTCGAGGTCGGCGCTGGCGTGGCCGCCTACGCGTTCCAGATCTACCTCGACTTCTCGGCCTACACCGACATCGCGATCGGCTCCGCGCAGCTGCTCGGGTTCACGCTGCCCGAGAACTTCCGTACGCCGTACCGCGCGGCCAGCCTGCAGGACTTCTGGCGCCGCTGGCACATCTCGCTGTCGACGTGGCTGCGCGACTACCTGTACATCCCGCTCGGCGGCAACCGCGGCGGCGAGCTGACCACCTACCGCAACCTGATCGTGACGATGCTGCTCGGCGGCCTGTGGCACGGGGCCCGCTGGACCTTCATCGTCTGGGGGCTGCTCCACGGCGGCGGGCTCGCGGTGACGCGCATCTACCAGCGCGCCGCGGCGCGGACGCAGGTGCTGGGGCTCGCGGTGGCGGTGTTCGTCGTCGGGCTCGCGCTCGAGCTGACCGGCCTCGCGCCGACCCGGCCGTGGACCCACCTGGCGTTCACGTGGGCCTACGCGGTGCCGCTGTGGGCGGCCGTGACCGCGTGGCTCGAGAGCGCGCCGGCGCCGATCATCACCGGCGCGCCGCGCCCGGCCGCGGCGCTGGGGCTGCGGCTGGCGACCGCGGCGCTGTTCGCGGGCGCGCTGGCGGCCTTGGCCTGGGGGCCGACCGCGCTGGTGCTGCCGGCGATCGTCGTCGGCTCGATCGTCGCGTGGTCGGCCGACGCGGCCGCGGTCGGCCCGAGCTCGGCCGACGCGCTGCGCTGGCTGGCGTGGGCCGCGCGGCGCGGGCTCGCGATCGCGCTGGTGTTCGCGTACGTGTGCCTGGCGTGGATCTTCTTCCGCGCCCAGACCTTCGCCGGCGCGCTGGCGGTGCTGCGCCGCCTCGGCGCCGGCGAGTACGACGCGCCCAACCTGATCCGGGTCGTGCGCATCGCGCTGGTCGCCGCGCTCGCCGCCCACTGGTTCGCGCCCGGCACGTTCGCCGCCGCCCGGGCCCGGTTCGTCGCCGCGCACCCGCTGGTGCAGGGCGCGGTCCTGACCGCCGCGGCGCTGGTGCTGCGCGAGCTCGCGCACCCGACGATCGTGCCGTTCATCTACTTCCAGTTCTGA
- a CDS encoding FecR domain-containing protein, whose translation MSDDYLWDRTGADPEVARLEALLGGHAHDAPLGPLPERRRRRPWLAIGAVVVAAAAIAIAAWATRGGGGAAGCGPAGPGFAFTVTGAPARCGGVATRGGVLPVGVALETPAGATAEVTVADIGALTLAGGSQLTLAATGAEQHRLRLARGRLAARVTAPPRLFVVDTPAATAVDLGCAYELVVLPDGRTRLTVTSGVVELGAHDHLAHVTVGHTVTTVAGRGPGTPVAVTAAPALVELVERYDAGDAAALPALLVAAGPGDTLTVWNLLANAPAAERGSILARLDDLFPRPEWILEGDVVDGQPQAIDGLRDVLTSGVWLAPTPPDPSDVPGGVWK comes from the coding sequence ATGAGCGACGACTACCTGTGGGATCGCACCGGCGCGGATCCCGAGGTCGCGCGGCTCGAGGCGCTGCTGGGTGGTCACGCCCACGACGCGCCGCTGGGGCCGCTGCCCGAGCGCCGGCGGCGGCGGCCGTGGCTCGCGATCGGGGCGGTGGTGGTCGCGGCGGCGGCGATCGCGATCGCGGCGTGGGCCACGCGCGGCGGCGGCGGGGCCGCCGGTTGTGGTCCGGCCGGGCCCGGGTTCGCGTTCACGGTCACCGGCGCGCCCGCGCGCTGTGGCGGCGTCGCGACCCGCGGCGGGGTGCTGCCGGTCGGCGTCGCGCTCGAGACCCCGGCCGGCGCCACCGCCGAGGTCACGGTCGCCGACATCGGCGCGCTGACCCTGGCCGGGGGCTCGCAGCTCACGCTCGCCGCGACCGGCGCCGAGCAGCACCGCCTGCGCCTGGCCCGCGGCCGCCTCGCGGCCCGGGTCACCGCGCCGCCGCGGCTGTTCGTCGTCGACACCCCGGCCGCGACCGCGGTCGATCTCGGCTGCGCCTACGAGCTGGTCGTGCTGCCCGACGGCCGCACGCGCCTGACGGTCACCAGCGGCGTCGTCGAGCTCGGCGCCCACGACCACCTGGCCCACGTCACGGTCGGCCACACCGTCACGACGGTCGCCGGCCGCGGCCCCGGCACGCCGGTCGCGGTCACCGCCGCGCCGGCGCTGGTCGAGCTGGTCGAGCGCTACGACGCCGGCGACGCGGCGGCGCTGCCCGCGCTCCTGGTCGCCGCCGGCCCCGGCGACACCCTGACGGTCTGGAACCTGCTGGCCAACGCTCCGGCCGCTGAGCGCGGGTCGATCCTGGCCCGGCTCGACGACCTGTTCCCGCGGCCCGAGTGGATCCTCGAGGGCGACGTGGTCGATGGCCAGCCCCAGGCGATCGACGGCCTGCGCGACGTGCTCACCAGCGGCGTCTGGCTGGCGCCGACCCCTCCGGATCCGAGCGACGTGCCGGGCGGCGTGTGGAAGTGA
- a CDS encoding sigma-70 family RNA polymerase sigma factor, producing the protein MLERAAGPAHGRGVATPAITDATIAELVVAARAGSQPAFTSLYQRFHRAVHAVALARVGPADAADVVQDVFARAWVRLDAVREPAAFAGWLMTMARHRAIDRARAREPRGDTAREVAVAPVPTAEAAAALRAIRALPEAYRETLLMRLVEGLTGPEIAERTGLTPESVRVNLHRGMKLLRERLDGGAP; encoded by the coding sequence GTGCTTGAGCGCGCGGCCGGGCCAGCGCATGGTCGAGGCGTGGCCACGCCGGCGATCACCGACGCGACCATCGCCGAGCTGGTGGTGGCCGCGCGCGCTGGCAGCCAGCCCGCGTTCACGAGCCTCTACCAGCGCTTCCACCGCGCGGTCCACGCCGTGGCGCTGGCCCGGGTCGGGCCCGCCGACGCCGCCGACGTGGTCCAGGACGTGTTCGCGCGGGCCTGGGTCCGGCTCGACGCCGTCCGCGAGCCGGCCGCGTTCGCGGGGTGGCTCATGACCATGGCTCGCCATCGGGCGATCGATCGGGCCCGGGCCCGGGAGCCGCGCGGCGACACCGCCCGCGAGGTCGCGGTCGCGCCGGTGCCGACCGCCGAGGCCGCCGCGGCGCTGCGCGCCATCCGCGCGTTGCCCGAGGCCTACCGCGAGACCTTGCTCATGCGCCTGGTCGAGGGCCTGACCGGGCCCGAGATCGCCGAGCGCACCGGGCTGACGCCCGAGTCGGTGCGGGTAAACTTGCACCGTGGCATGAAGCTCTTGCGCGAGCGGCTCGACGGAGGTGCGCCATGA
- the pncA gene encoding bifunctional nicotinamidase/pyrazinamidase, which produces MTRALILVDLQYDFCPGGALAVPRGDETVAVANRLMPGFACVVATQDLHPADHGSFAANHPGRAPYEVVDLHGLAQVLWPVHCVAGTRGAALHDDLDRARIAAVFPKGTDPTVDSYSGFWDNGRRKATGLGAWLRARGVTSVHVLGLATDYCVRATAIDAVAEGLAVTLVADGCRAVELAPGDGDRAIAAMRDAGVVISASADVA; this is translated from the coding sequence GTGACCCGCGCGCTCATCCTGGTCGACCTGCAGTACGACTTCTGTCCTGGCGGCGCGCTCGCGGTGCCGCGCGGCGACGAGACCGTCGCGGTCGCCAACCGGCTGATGCCGGGGTTCGCGTGCGTGGTCGCGACCCAGGATCTGCACCCGGCCGACCACGGCAGCTTCGCCGCCAACCACCCCGGGCGCGCGCCGTACGAGGTCGTCGACCTGCACGGGCTGGCCCAGGTGCTGTGGCCGGTGCACTGCGTCGCCGGCACCCGCGGCGCCGCGCTCCACGACGACCTCGATCGCGCGCGCATCGCCGCGGTGTTCCCCAAGGGCACCGATCCTACCGTCGACAGCTACAGCGGCTTCTGGGACAACGGCCGGCGCAAGGCCACCGGGCTCGGCGCGTGGCTGCGCGCGCGCGGCGTCACCTCGGTCCACGTGCTCGGGCTCGCGACCGACTACTGCGTCCGGGCCACGGCCATCGACGCGGTCGCCGAGGGCCTCGCGGTCACGCTCGTGGCCGACGGCTGCCGGGCGGTCGAGCTCGCGCCCGGCGACGGCGACCGGGCGATCGCGGCCATGCGCGACGCCGGCGTGGTCATCAGCGCCAGCGCCGACGTGGCCTGA
- a CDS encoding AAA family ATPase, with product MAIDPGIELLPDVPIAGARDDLLGRAPLAERLIEVACAQPTAQPRVVGLVGTAGAGKTSVVRLAQAALAERADAATVAVDATEHGTVESLLATLQRHLSDYFDAAGVVERTDAARDALARYGEVVSTVVRLVGVKVDVAGAVKRSQDSVAAELVENAYQVGKRLVVIIDHLDRLPDRDLVTALVVLRMYAQLPYTTMILAYDRRALAARTAIEASALARLVTVEVAVPPCDRTLLARLVAGGVARVGARLGRDTDAILPLFDPDDATGLALALLETPRDGKRAVNALAAALPLWPAGDLGRAALDLVVRLVAPVIDTPRLVAVASGERAGRRAELRAAVAHLPIAAALGPAIDALLA from the coding sequence ATGGCCATCGATCCCGGGATCGAGCTCCTGCCCGACGTCCCCATCGCCGGGGCGCGCGACGATCTGCTCGGGCGCGCGCCGCTGGCCGAGCGGCTGATCGAGGTGGCGTGCGCGCAGCCGACCGCGCAGCCGCGCGTGGTCGGCCTGGTCGGCACCGCCGGCGCCGGCAAGACCAGCGTCGTGCGCCTGGCCCAGGCGGCGCTGGCCGAGCGCGCCGACGCCGCGACCGTCGCCGTCGACGCGACCGAGCACGGCACGGTCGAGTCGCTGCTGGCGACCTTGCAGCGCCACCTGTCGGACTACTTCGACGCCGCCGGCGTGGTCGAGCGCACCGACGCCGCGCGCGACGCGCTGGCCCGCTACGGCGAGGTGGTGTCGACGGTGGTGCGCCTGGTCGGCGTCAAGGTCGACGTCGCCGGCGCGGTCAAGCGCTCGCAGGACAGCGTCGCGGCCGAGCTGGTCGAGAACGCGTACCAGGTCGGCAAGCGCCTGGTCGTGATCATCGATCACCTCGATCGCCTGCCCGATCGCGATCTCGTGACCGCGCTGGTGGTGCTGCGCATGTACGCGCAGCTGCCGTACACCACGATGATCCTGGCCTACGACCGCCGGGCCCTGGCCGCGCGGACCGCGATCGAGGCCAGCGCGCTGGCGCGGCTGGTCACCGTCGAGGTCGCCGTCCCCCCGTGCGACCGCACGCTCCTGGCGCGGCTGGTCGCCGGCGGCGTGGCGCGCGTCGGCGCCCGCCTGGGCCGCGACACCGACGCGATCCTGCCGCTGTTCGATCCCGACGACGCCACCGGCCTGGCGCTGGCGCTGCTCGAGACCCCGCGCGACGGCAAGCGCGCGGTCAACGCCCTGGCCGCGGCGCTGCCGCTGTGGCCCGCTGGCGATCTGGGTCGGGCCGCCCTCGATCTCGTCGTCCGGCTCGTCGCGCCGGTGATCGACACGCCGCGGCTGGTCGCGGTCGCGAGCGGCGAGCGCGCCGGCCGCCGCGCCGAGCTGCGGGCCGCGGTCGCCCACCTCCCGATCGCCGCGGCATTGGGCCCGGCGATCGACGCGCTGCTGGCGTGA
- a CDS encoding glycosyltransferase, translated as MPRASLVIPTRNRAAALARTLAALTRQTERDFEVVVVDDGSDDATPEVARAWGARLDLRYLRRAHRGIAAARAAAMRAARGAVLIQTDDDRIAAPGFVADHLAAHADGCWLVAGTQRAVLAEWSATAELPATAVAAVLARTPALAARCTAARAELITADELADELEAALARVAVDEPWWQRHGAPLRARFGPTLDGYAFPWAVAVGGNTSVSAALAAQVDYLDEQFVGWGLEDTDLHYGLCQAGARVKLIDGGLSYHQLHRRGPELGREWLANARRLLAKHGDLALSSYVVAVLRQAALPEASAIALAAMAAAPEVGAELGRCHRELVAAAR; from the coding sequence ATGCCGCGCGCCAGCCTGGTCATCCCCACGCGCAACCGGGCCGCGGCCCTGGCCCGGACGCTCGCCGCGCTGACCCGCCAGACCGAGCGCGACTTCGAGGTGGTCGTCGTCGACGACGGCAGCGACGACGCGACGCCCGAGGTCGCGCGCGCCTGGGGCGCGCGCCTCGACCTGCGCTACCTGCGCCGGGCCCACCGCGGCATCGCGGCGGCGCGCGCGGCGGCGATGCGGGCGGCGCGCGGCGCGGTGCTGATCCAGACCGACGACGATCGCATCGCCGCGCCCGGCTTCGTCGCCGATCACCTCGCGGCCCACGCCGACGGGTGCTGGCTCGTCGCCGGGACCCAGCGCGCGGTCCTGGCCGAGTGGTCGGCCACCGCCGAGCTGCCGGCGACCGCGGTCGCGGCGGTGCTGGCGCGGACCCCGGCGCTGGCCGCGCGCTGCACGGCCGCGCGCGCGGAGCTGATCACCGCGGACGAGCTGGCCGACGAGCTCGAGGCCGCGCTGGCGCGGGTCGCGGTCGACGAGCCGTGGTGGCAGCGCCACGGCGCGCCGCTCCGGGCGCGGTTCGGCCCGACCCTCGACGGCTACGCGTTCCCGTGGGCGGTGGCGGTCGGCGGCAACACCTCGGTGTCGGCGGCGCTGGCGGCGCAGGTCGACTACCTCGACGAGCAGTTCGTCGGCTGGGGCCTCGAGGACACCGATCTCCACTACGGGCTGTGCCAGGCCGGCGCCCGGGTCAAGCTCATCGACGGCGGCCTGAGCTACCACCAGCTCCACCGCCGCGGCCCCGAGCTCGGGCGCGAGTGGCTGGCCAACGCCCGGCGCCTGCTGGCCAAGCACGGCGACCTGGCGCTGTCGTCGTACGTGGTGGCCGTGCTGCGCCAGGCGGCCCTGCCTGAGGCCAGCGCGATCGCGCTCGCGGCCATGGCCGCCGCGCCCGAGGTCGGCGCCGAGCTCGGGCGGTGCCACCGCGAGCTGGTCGCCGCGGCGCGCTGA
- a CDS encoding nuclear transport factor 2 family protein has translation MTHPNAALIDRFYQAFARRDAAAMAGCYHADVVFTDPVFPELRGAEAGRMWAMLCERGKDLQIEHSGIEADDRAGRAHWDARYTFSATGRKVLNRIDARFEFGDGLIVRHVDEFSFYRWARQALGPVGAVLGWTPLVRGKVQRQAAAGLAAYKPA, from the coding sequence GTGACTCACCCGAACGCCGCCCTCATCGATCGCTTCTACCAGGCGTTCGCGCGCCGCGACGCCGCCGCCATGGCCGGCTGCTACCACGCCGACGTGGTGTTCACCGACCCGGTCTTCCCGGAGCTGCGCGGCGCGGAGGCCGGGCGCATGTGGGCGATGCTGTGCGAGCGGGGCAAGGACCTGCAGATCGAGCACTCGGGGATCGAGGCTGACGATCGTGCGGGCCGCGCCCACTGGGACGCGCGCTACACGTTCTCGGCCACGGGTCGCAAGGTGCTCAATCGGATCGACGCGCGGTTCGAGTTCGGCGACGGCCTGATCGTGCGCCACGTCGACGAATTCTCGTTCTATCGCTGGGCCCGCCAGGCGCTGGGCCCGGTGGGCGCGGTGCTGGGCTGGACCCCGCTGGTCCGCGGCAAGGTCCAGCGTCAGGCGGCGGCCGGCCTGGCCGCGTACAAGCCGGCCTGA
- a CDS encoding endonuclease/exonuclease/phosphatase family protein yields the protein MRLSALALVPLVACAALNHAPPRDPSPELRPTPPTTPAPPVALRVVTYNVHGVDGATIAAALRTNPRLANADVVLMQEVAAHGPCSAACAAGAELGLASIYAPGHQQDGGTSGVAILARFPLRDVEIIELPYRSTVVNSARRVALAATLDGRDGPVRVIATHLDNRINPAARVAQLAPVLAHAQAWPGAVVIGGDMNTSPFLWLGHLVPVPAGIQDDRLERSVRAAGLDTPVAGSAATSQWMNMRLDAIYTRGLVPGRFGVEQTVRISDHLPLWLDARIGPAPAVAATR from the coding sequence GTGCGCCTGTCCGCTCTCGCCCTGGTCCCGCTGGTCGCCTGCGCCGCCCTCAACCACGCCCCGCCGCGCGATCCGTCGCCCGAGCTGCGGCCGACCCCGCCGACGACGCCCGCGCCGCCGGTGGCCCTGCGCGTCGTCACGTACAACGTCCACGGCGTCGACGGCGCCACGATCGCCGCGGCGCTGCGCACCAACCCGCGCCTGGCCAACGCCGACGTCGTGCTGATGCAAGAGGTCGCCGCCCACGGCCCGTGCAGCGCGGCGTGCGCGGCCGGCGCCGAGCTGGGCCTGGCGTCGATCTACGCCCCGGGGCACCAGCAGGACGGCGGCACCTCGGGCGTCGCGATCCTGGCGCGGTTCCCGCTGCGCGACGTCGAGATCATCGAGCTGCCGTACCGCTCGACGGTCGTGAACTCGGCGCGGCGCGTGGCGCTGGCCGCGACCCTCGACGGGCGCGACGGCCCAGTCCGCGTGATCGCCACGCACCTCGACAACCGGATCAACCCGGCCGCGCGGGTCGCGCAGCTGGCACCGGTCCTGGCCCACGCCCAGGCGTGGCCGGGCGCGGTCGTGATCGGCGGCGACATGAACACCAGCCCGTTCCTGTGGCTCGGGCACCTGGTGCCGGTGCCGGCCGGGATCCAGGACGACCGGCTCGAGCGCTCGGTCCGCGCCGCCGGCCTCGACACGCCCGTGGCCGGCAGCGCCGCCACCAGCCAGTGGATGAACATGCGGCTCGACGCCATCTACACCCGCGGCCTGGTCCCGGGCCGCTTCGGCGTCGAGCAGACCGTCCGGATCTCGGACCACCTGCCGCTGTGGCTCGACGCCCGCATCGGCCCCGCGCCGGCCGTGGCCGCGACCCGCTGA